A window from Chryseobacterium vaccae encodes these proteins:
- a CDS encoding response regulator transcription factor: MPHILLVEDDDRLSRLITKGLQEAEFEVSMAYDGMTGLKLALQKDFDLVVTDIVLPKKSGLEFCNELKALKPDLPVVMLTALGTTDDKLEGFDAGADDYMTKPFEMRELVARIRVLLKRFSQQKYQKVSVLKYEGIEMNLEQKTVSRNQIPIKLTPKEFNLLKFMLENSEKVLSRGEIAEKVWETHFDTGTNFIDVYINYLRKKIDKDFEIKLIHTKAGMGFILKKDYETGVIS, encoded by the coding sequence ATGCCACATATTTTATTAGTAGAAGATGACGACAGACTTTCCAGACTTATCACAAAAGGGCTTCAGGAAGCTGAATTTGAAGTAAGTATGGCTTATGACGGAATGACAGGTCTAAAACTAGCATTGCAAAAGGATTTTGACCTGGTTGTAACCGATATTGTCCTTCCCAAAAAAAGCGGTCTTGAATTCTGTAATGAACTTAAGGCTTTGAAACCTGATCTTCCAGTAGTTATGCTTACCGCACTGGGCACCACGGATGACAAGCTTGAAGGGTTTGATGCCGGAGCGGATGATTATATGACCAAACCTTTTGAAATGCGTGAGCTTGTTGCAAGAATCAGAGTTCTCTTAAAGCGCTTTTCACAACAGAAATACCAAAAAGTTTCTGTACTAAAGTATGAAGGTATTGAAATGAATCTGGAACAAAAAACAGTCAGCCGGAATCAGATCCCTATAAAACTGACCCCGAAAGAGTTCAATCTCCTGAAATTTATGCTGGAAAATTCCGAAAAAGTTCTTTCTCGCGGTGAAATTGCTGAAAAGGTATGGGAAACCCACTTTGATACCGGAACGAACTTTATTGACGTATATATTAACTATCTGCGAAAGAAAATTGATAAAGATTTTGAAATTAAACTGATCCACACCAAAGCCGGTATGGGATTTATCCTGAAGAAAGATTATGAAACAGGGGTTATCTCTTAA
- a CDS encoding sensor histidine kinase gives MKIRTRLTLLFTLITAMLLGIYSFSIYYSSKDAREKSFYGELQNEAIAKADLFFQSSLPEQEMHQLYKNNNRTLNEVQVAIYDINNQLVYHDDAKVDYVKENPEMLSQIFRKNTITFFLDDLQVIGMVYRYQGKSYAVTAAAYDQYGYEYLTHLLTISIISFISILILIYLAGIFLSKKTLSPLSGMVNQIKKITAGKLQLRLKTTQEKDELNELALSFNGMLERLENSFDAQKYFVSNISHELRTPLSAIITELELASQKDQTKEEYQQTIQYALEDARNMAKLSNSLMDLAKASYDPNEISFSEVRLDEVLLESYSRIIKENFQYKVSLNIEDTVEEHQLIIQGNEYLLQVAFNNLIDNACKYSPEHTCFINVMTNNKKLYIRFVNTGIIIAPEDLKHIFEPFYRSETSRKEKGHGIGLFLTEKIINLHEAHISVTSDADKTVFTTVFETS, from the coding sequence ATGAAAATAAGAACCAGACTTACCCTGCTTTTTACCCTGATCACGGCGATGCTTCTGGGTATTTACAGTTTTTCTATTTATTATTCATCGAAAGATGCCCGGGAAAAATCTTTTTACGGTGAACTGCAAAATGAAGCGATTGCCAAGGCCGATCTGTTTTTCCAAAGTTCACTGCCCGAACAGGAAATGCATCAACTTTACAAAAACAACAACAGAACCCTTAATGAAGTTCAGGTGGCTATCTATGACATCAACAATCAGCTTGTTTATCATGATGATGCCAAAGTAGATTATGTAAAAGAAAATCCGGAGATGCTCTCACAGATATTCCGGAAAAATACCATCACGTTCTTCTTGGATGACTTACAGGTTATCGGAATGGTTTATCGTTATCAGGGAAAATCATATGCCGTGACAGCTGCTGCTTATGATCAATACGGCTATGAATACCTCACCCATCTGTTGACCATCAGCATTATTTCTTTCATCAGCATTCTGATCCTGATTTATCTGGCCGGAATATTTCTTTCCAAAAAGACCTTAAGCCCTCTGAGTGGAATGGTAAATCAGATTAAAAAAATTACGGCAGGAAAGTTACAGTTAAGGCTGAAGACCACTCAGGAAAAGGATGAACTTAACGAACTGGCTCTGAGTTTCAACGGAATGCTGGAACGTTTGGAAAATTCATTTGATGCCCAGAAATATTTCGTTTCCAATATTTCGCACGAACTCAGAACTCCATTATCCGCTATTATTACCGAACTGGAACTGGCTTCCCAAAAAGACCAGACCAAAGAAGAATATCAGCAAACCATTCAATATGCATTGGAAGACGCCCGTAATATGGCTAAGCTGTCCAACAGCTTAATGGATCTTGCCAAAGCAAGCTACGATCCCAATGAAATCAGTTTTTCTGAAGTAAGACTTGATGAAGTTCTTCTGGAATCATACTCCAGAATAATAAAGGAAAATTTCCAATATAAAGTTTCATTGAATATTGAGGATACTGTAGAAGAACACCAGTTAATTATTCAGGGAAATGAATATCTTCTGCAGGTGGCTTTCAATAACCTCATCGACAATGCCTGCAAATATTCACCGGAACATACATGTTTTATTAATGTAATGACCAATAATAAAAAGCTTTATATCCGTTTTGTCAACACAGGAATTATCATCGCTCCGGAGGATTTGAAGCATATTTTTGAACCTTTTTACAGAAGTGAAACCTCCAGGAAAGAAAAGGGTCATGGGATTGGGCTTTTCCTTACTGAAAAGATTATTAACCTTCATGAAGCCCATATTTCCGTAACCTCTGATGCTGATAAAACGGTTTTCACAACCGTATTTGAAACTAGTTGA
- a CDS encoding EamA family transporter → MKKTNTAISATLLAIICVQGGASIAKQLFPAIGAIGTVTLRIVLSAVLLMIINRPKFSEFTRQKWLYCAMYGIGLAAMNLIFYMAIQRIPLGLAVTVEFAGPLFLAIALSRKLLDVVWALLACVGILLIVPWKSNHIDLLGLGLAFLAGLFWAGYIVMGGKVAKIMDGKDAVTTGMLFASLVIIPFTLWDGAVFNITPTIFLKGLGVAILSSALPFSLEMMALKKLPAKTFSILMSLEPAFAALSGFIFLSENLTFLQWVSIACVITASIGTTVFGKAAKH, encoded by the coding sequence ATGAAGAAGACAAACACAGCCATATCTGCCACACTTTTAGCCATTATCTGCGTGCAGGGCGGAGCTTCCATTGCCAAACAGCTTTTCCCTGCAATAGGAGCGATTGGAACTGTGACTTTAAGGATTGTACTTTCGGCTGTTTTGCTGATGATCATTAACCGTCCGAAATTTTCAGAATTTACCAGACAAAAATGGCTGTATTGTGCGATGTACGGAATAGGACTGGCTGCGATGAATCTTATCTTTTATATGGCTATCCAAAGAATTCCGCTAGGATTAGCTGTTACGGTAGAATTTGCCGGGCCTTTGTTCCTTGCCATTGCACTGTCCCGGAAGCTGCTGGATGTAGTGTGGGCATTACTGGCTTGTGTCGGTATTTTACTCATTGTTCCCTGGAAAAGTAATCATATTGATTTGCTAGGCCTTGGACTTGCCTTTCTTGCAGGATTATTCTGGGCAGGTTATATTGTCATGGGCGGAAAAGTCGCTAAAATAATGGATGGAAAAGACGCAGTGACTACAGGGATGTTATTTGCAAGTCTTGTCATCATTCCTTTTACATTATGGGATGGTGCTGTTTTCAATATTACACCAACGATTTTCTTAAAAGGTCTGGGAGTAGCCATCCTGTCGAGTGCATTGCCTTTTTCTTTGGAGATGATGGCGTTAAAAAAGCTTCCGGCAAAGACTTTCAGTATCCTTATGAGTCTGGAGCCTGCATTTGCAGCACTTTCAGGATTCATATTCCTGAGTGAAAATTTAACTTTTTTACAATGGGTTTCTATTGCCTGTGTTATAACGGCGAGTATAGGAACTACAGTTTTTGGCAAGGCGGCCAAACATTAG
- a CDS encoding MgtC/SapB family protein has translation MNTFEFTLRLLVAFCLGAGIGFERQWRKKNAGLRTNTLVCIGSAAFVLIAVRIGGDAAGRITSYIVSGVGFLGGGVIMKDGLTVRGLNTAATLWCSAAIGALCALGYSKEALITVFFIVSTNIFLRPSLSGQKKTRSKKLVIMKKKNHTKEKISNSTQFN, from the coding sequence ATGAATACATTTGAATTTACCCTTCGTTTATTAGTTGCATTCTGCTTAGGAGCTGGCATAGGTTTCGAAAGACAGTGGCGTAAAAAAAACGCAGGTCTCCGTACCAATACCTTAGTTTGCATAGGCTCAGCAGCATTTGTATTAATTGCCGTCAGAATCGGTGGTGACGCTGCCGGGAGAATTACCTCCTATATTGTCAGCGGCGTCGGATTTCTAGGCGGCGGTGTGATTATGAAAGATGGTCTCACCGTCCGGGGTCTCAATACCGCAGCTACTTTATGGTGTTCCGCAGCTATAGGCGCTTTGTGCGCATTAGGATATTCTAAAGAGGCACTTATTACCGTTTTCTTCATTGTCTCTACGAATATATTTCTCAGACCTTCTTTATCCGGTCAGAAGAAAACCCGAAGTAAAAAACTGGTCATCATGAAGAAAAAGAACCATACAAAAGAAAAAATAAGCAACAGCACTCAATTTAATTAG